The Devosia sp. A16 genome includes a window with the following:
- a CDS encoding ABC transporter permease, with product MSNIVQTAPNTDDEAGTDSAVAILRPRTSNTEKVLRVVVPVAMLVLAVIGWHLIVVLNGIPKYILPTPGDVVTSLINDWPTLAPSLLVTLRITFTALILALIGGVVMAIILVQSKWVELALFPFAVILQVTPVIAIAPLLLIYVPETQTVLLIIAFLVAFFPILSNMVTGLKSVDHNLLNLYDLYGASRWQTLIYLKLPASLPYFMAGLRIAGGLALIAAVVAEFAAGTAGQGSGLAFRLLESQYRLNIPRLFAALILLTGTGIAIFGITSFIAWLSLHRWHESAVKREN from the coding sequence ATGAGCAATATCGTGCAGACGGCCCCCAACACGGACGACGAAGCCGGCACCGACAGCGCCGTCGCCATCCTGAGGCCGCGGACCTCGAACACCGAAAAGGTGCTGCGGGTCGTGGTGCCGGTGGCCATGCTGGTACTGGCCGTGATCGGCTGGCACCTCATCGTGGTGCTCAACGGCATTCCCAAATACATCCTGCCCACTCCGGGCGACGTGGTGACGTCGCTGATCAACGACTGGCCGACGCTGGCTCCCTCGCTGCTGGTGACGCTGAGGATCACCTTCACCGCGCTGATCCTGGCGCTGATCGGGGGTGTGGTAATGGCGATCATCCTGGTCCAGAGCAAATGGGTGGAGCTGGCGCTGTTTCCCTTCGCGGTGATCCTGCAGGTGACCCCGGTCATCGCCATCGCGCCGCTGCTGCTGATCTATGTGCCCGAAACGCAGACGGTGCTGCTGATCATCGCCTTCCTCGTGGCGTTCTTTCCGATCCTCTCCAACATGGTCACCGGTCTCAAGAGCGTCGACCATAACCTGCTCAACCTCTATGACCTCTACGGCGCCTCGCGCTGGCAGACGCTGATCTACCTCAAGCTTCCCGCCTCCCTGCCCTATTTCATGGCGGGCCTCAGGATCGCGGGCGGTCTGGCGCTGATCGCCGCAGTCGTCGCCGAGTTCGCCGCCGGCACCGCCGGCCAGGGGTCCGGCCTCGCCTTCCGGCTGCTCGAGTCGCAGTACCGGCTCAACATCCCGCGGCTGTTCGCGGCGCTGATCCTGCTCACCGGCACCGGCATCGCCATTTTCGGCATCACCTCGTTCATCGCCTGGCTGTCGCTGCACCGCTGGCACGAGAGCGCGGTGAAGCGGGAGAATTGA
- a CDS encoding ABC transporter ATP-binding protein — MRNVSKVFSNGTLALKDMSLDVERGEFLSLLGPSGCGKSTALRIIAGLGGPSSGSIDWPSSKINSRGLPEGDVGFVFQEPTLMPWQTVLGNVYLPLRLQGVSKSVARSRIMETLASVGLADFADAYPRELSGGMKMRVSIARALVTKPKLLLMDEPFAALDEITRQKLNDDVLRLWKQSGVTVIFVTHSVFESVYLSNRIVVMKARPGQVFADMPLKSSGMRDAEYRTSEEYRATTHEVSHALHEAIHAGGGTH, encoded by the coding sequence ATGCGCAACGTCTCGAAAGTCTTCTCCAACGGCACGCTGGCGCTCAAGGACATGTCGCTCGACGTCGAGCGCGGCGAGTTCCTGAGCCTGCTCGGTCCCTCCGGCTGCGGCAAGTCGACGGCGCTCAGGATCATTGCCGGCCTCGGCGGTCCCAGTTCGGGCAGCATCGACTGGCCCTCCTCCAAGATCAACTCGCGCGGCCTGCCTGAGGGTGATGTCGGCTTCGTGTTCCAGGAACCGACGCTGATGCCGTGGCAGACGGTGTTGGGCAACGTCTACCTGCCGCTGCGGCTGCAGGGCGTCAGCAAATCCGTCGCCCGCAGCAGGATCATGGAAACGCTGGCGTCGGTCGGCCTTGCAGACTTCGCCGATGCCTATCCCAGGGAACTGTCGGGCGGCATGAAAATGCGTGTCTCGATCGCCCGCGCGCTGGTGACCAAGCCCAAGCTGCTGCTGATGGACGAGCCGTTCGCGGCCCTCGACGAGATCACTCGGCAGAAGCTCAACGACGACGTGCTCAGATTATGGAAGCAGTCAGGCGTAACGGTGATCTTCGTCACACACTCGGTGTTCGAGAGCGTCTATCTTTCCAACCGCATCGTGGTGATGAAGGCACGCCCGGGACAGGTGTTCGCCGACATGCCGCTCAAGAGCAGCGGCATGCGCGACGCCGAATACCGCACGTCCGAAGAGTATCGCGCGACCACGCATGAGGTGTCGCACGCACTGCATGAAGCCATCCACGCCGGCGGAGGGACGCACTGA
- a CDS encoding ABC transporter substrate-binding protein → MIDFTKLISAGVITLALGMGGAVAQDKVSFGTNWLAQAEHGGYYQAVADGTYAKYNLDVTIRQGGPQGANRSLLIGGQINFYMGGPTTAIDAVKEGIPTITIASIFQKDPQVLLAHPDAGFKTFADLAGASKYILSKDGFISYFSWMKTAYKGFVDEKFEPYTFNPAPFIADKMAIQQGYLTSEPYEIEKQAGWAPQVFLLADNGFEPYSTTIETMKPWYEANKDVAKRFVEASIIGWYNYLYGDNTAANELIKKDNPEMTDGQLAYGLAKMKEYGIVVSGDAEANGIGCMTDARWKSFYDQMTKVGLFAEGIDVTQAYTTELVCHGLGKELVK, encoded by the coding sequence ATGATCGACTTCACCAAGCTCATTTCTGCGGGCGTGATAACGCTAGCATTGGGCATGGGCGGTGCCGTGGCGCAGGACAAGGTGAGCTTCGGCACCAACTGGCTCGCCCAGGCGGAGCATGGCGGCTACTACCAGGCCGTCGCCGACGGCACCTATGCCAAGTACAATCTCGACGTCACCATCCGCCAGGGCGGACCGCAGGGGGCCAATCGCTCGCTGCTGATCGGCGGGCAGATCAATTTCTACATGGGCGGCCCGACCACCGCGATCGACGCGGTCAAGGAAGGCATCCCCACCATCACCATCGCCTCGATCTTCCAGAAGGACCCGCAGGTGCTGCTCGCCCATCCGGATGCGGGCTTCAAGACCTTCGCCGATCTCGCCGGCGCCTCGAAATACATCCTCTCCAAGGACGGCTTCATTTCCTACTTCAGCTGGATGAAGACCGCCTACAAGGGCTTCGTGGACGAAAAGTTCGAGCCCTATACGTTCAACCCGGCGCCGTTCATTGCCGACAAGATGGCCATCCAGCAGGGGTACCTGACCTCCGAGCCCTACGAGATCGAAAAGCAGGCCGGCTGGGCCCCCCAGGTGTTCCTCTTGGCCGATAACGGGTTCGAGCCGTATTCGACCACCATCGAGACGATGAAGCCGTGGTACGAGGCCAACAAGGACGTGGCCAAGCGCTTCGTCGAGGCCAGCATCATCGGCTGGTACAACTACCTCTATGGCGACAACACCGCCGCCAACGAGCTGATCAAGAAGGACAACCCCGAGATGACCGATGGTCAGCTCGCCTATGGTCTCGCCAAGATGAAGGAATACGGCATCGTGGTTTCCGGCGACGCCGAAGCCAACGGCATCGGCTGCATGACCGACGCCCGCTGGAAGAGCTTCTACGACCAGATGACCAAGGTGGGCCTGTTCGCAGAGGGCATCGACGTCACCCAGGCCTACACCACCGAGCTGGTATGCCATGGCCTCGGCAAAGAGCTGGTGAAATAG
- a CDS encoding RidA family protein, with amino-acid sequence MHKPLSPSSIHPAFSQYSLGIEVSSRSRYVFCSGQIGIRADGTIPPDCATQTRVCFDNIVAVLAEAGMGLGDVVKLNAYVTGREHLAEYMKVRNELFPEPFPASTLMIVSGFARPEFVVEIEAIAAVPS; translated from the coding sequence GTGCATAAGCCGCTTTCGCCTTCATCGATTCACCCAGCGTTCTCGCAGTACAGTCTCGGCATCGAGGTCAGCTCGCGTTCGCGCTACGTCTTCTGCTCCGGCCAGATCGGCATCCGGGCAGATGGAACGATTCCGCCGGACTGCGCCACCCAGACCCGCGTCTGCTTCGACAACATCGTTGCCGTACTGGCGGAGGCCGGCATGGGATTGGGCGACGTGGTCAAGCTCAACGCCTATGTCACCGGCCGCGAGCATCTCGCCGAGTACATGAAGGTGCGCAACGAGCTGTTTCCCGAGCCCTTCCCGGCCTCGACGCTGATGATCGTCTCAGGCTTCGCCCGACCCGAGTTCGTCGTCGAGATCGAGGCGATCGCCGCGGTTCCCAGCTGA
- a CDS encoding creatininase family protein, whose translation MSYRKIWWNDFSAFDFHDIDPMKTIAVFPTAAVEQHGPHLPVGTDTIINQGHLDLLVQRVPADLDIRILPVQAIGKSNEHIWQTGTLSHTATNLIDAWTQIGLEIARAGIRKVVFVNSHGGNVSILDIVARELRVRADMLAVKTGWSQYWPKDIYSDIENRHGIHGGDSETSVVMHLRPELVNRDKLQAYPSVAARDEQAYKYMRPTGATSYAWIASDIHPLGAAGEAHLATADKGRITVETAVGSFIELLREVERYPLPGERR comes from the coding sequence ATGAGCTATCGCAAGATCTGGTGGAACGACTTTTCCGCCTTCGACTTTCATGACATCGACCCGATGAAGACCATCGCGGTGTTTCCGACCGCCGCGGTCGAACAGCACGGCCCGCATCTGCCGGTGGGGACCGACACCATCATCAACCAGGGCCACCTCGATCTTCTGGTCCAGCGTGTGCCGGCCGACCTCGATATCCGCATCCTGCCGGTACAGGCGATCGGCAAGTCCAACGAGCATATCTGGCAGACCGGCACGCTCAGCCACACCGCCACCAACCTGATCGACGCCTGGACCCAGATCGGCCTCGAGATCGCCCGCGCCGGCATCAGGAAAGTGGTGTTCGTCAACTCGCATGGCGGCAATGTCTCGATACTTGACATCGTGGCGCGCGAACTCCGGGTGCGCGCCGACATGCTGGCGGTCAAGACCGGCTGGAGCCAGTACTGGCCCAAGGACATCTATTCCGACATCGAGAACCGCCATGGCATCCATGGCGGCGACAGCGAGACCTCGGTGGTCATGCATTTGCGGCCCGAACTGGTGAACCGCGACAAGTTGCAGGCCTACCCGTCGGTCGCGGCCCGCGACGAGCAGGCCTACAAGTACATGCGGCCCACCGGCGCGACGAGCTACGCCTGGATCGCCAGCGACATCCACCCGCTCGGCGCTGCGGGTGAGGCGCATCTGGCGACCGCGGATAAGGGACGGATCACCGTGGAAACGGCGGTCGGCAGCTTCATCGAGCTGCTGCGCGAGGTCGAGCGCTATCCGCTGCCGGGAGAGCGGAGGTAG
- a CDS encoding aromatic amino acid lyase — MSFASLARVGARTVSLEADAAAMARVDLSRKVVEDKIARGEAVYGANTGVGAMKDVEWSPEDLEMFNLGLVRAHHFGTGAPFPSSVVRSAMAIRVNTALTGRVGCSRGLVEAYLALLDRDVVPVVRRTGSIGTADIGLMGQIGAVLTGVGEAVYQNRRMSAEAALAEAGLKPCRMAPRDSLASISVNAVGFAAAAEAVRSAASAMRMLLATSLTTAGALGASRDPWKAVAHVGTEREAEIGAWLYHNAMGWDWPNATHVQDPLSLRMMAQVFGSGFDTLLVAGRTVLAATGRTDDNPVVVDEQVLTSGGSLPLDVTIYLQTAQLALAHAARNSFNRCVLLSNGARRDLPINLVPRGAIATGFGPIIKLAGELFARALSMSVPVSAQSLVVAAGLEDEVSFLPLVVERFERQVRALKRLAALEGLLSAQAMDILGDRPSGVPGMIYDKVRKHAAFYQVDRPLSAEVEIIESDLGSEQSMAELISHAPIPQLDEFFALGPVA; from the coding sequence ATGAGCTTTGCCAGTCTGGCGCGGGTCGGGGCGCGCACCGTTTCGCTCGAGGCCGATGCCGCCGCCATGGCGCGGGTCGATCTCTCTCGCAAGGTGGTCGAGGACAAGATCGCCCGTGGCGAGGCGGTGTACGGCGCCAATACCGGCGTCGGCGCCATGAAGGATGTAGAGTGGTCGCCCGAGGACCTCGAGATGTTCAACCTCGGACTGGTGCGGGCGCACCATTTCGGCACCGGCGCGCCGTTCCCCAGTTCCGTGGTGCGTAGCGCCATGGCGATCCGCGTCAACACCGCGCTGACCGGCCGGGTCGGCTGCTCGCGGGGCCTGGTCGAGGCCTACCTGGCGCTGCTCGACAGGGATGTCGTGCCGGTGGTGCGTCGCACCGGCTCGATCGGCACCGCCGATATCGGGCTGATGGGCCAGATCGGCGCCGTGCTGACCGGGGTCGGCGAAGCCGTCTACCAAAACCGGCGCATGTCGGCGGAAGCGGCGCTGGCCGAGGCCGGCCTCAAGCCCTGCCGCATGGCGCCGCGCGACAGTCTCGCCTCCATCAGCGTCAACGCCGTCGGCTTTGCCGCGGCAGCCGAGGCCGTGCGCTCGGCCGCATCCGCGATGCGCATGCTGCTGGCCACAAGCCTCACCACCGCCGGTGCGCTCGGCGCCTCGCGCGACCCCTGGAAGGCCGTGGCGCATGTGGGGACCGAGCGCGAGGCCGAAATCGGCGCCTGGCTGTACCATAACGCCATGGGGTGGGACTGGCCGAACGCCACCCACGTGCAGGATCCGCTGTCGCTGCGCATGATGGCGCAGGTGTTCGGGTCGGGCTTCGACACGCTGCTGGTCGCCGGCCGCACCGTGCTCGCCGCCACCGGCCGCACCGACGACAACCCGGTGGTGGTGGACGAACAGGTGCTGACTTCGGGCGGCTCGCTGCCGCTCGATGTCACAATCTACCTGCAGACCGCGCAGTTGGCACTGGCCCACGCGGCGCGCAATTCGTTCAACCGCTGTGTACTGCTGAGCAATGGGGCGCGGCGCGACCTGCCGATCAACCTGGTGCCGCGCGGCGCCATCGCCACCGGCTTCGGTCCGATCATCAAGTTGGCAGGCGAGCTGTTCGCGCGCGCCCTGTCGATGTCGGTACCGGTCTCCGCCCAGTCGCTGGTGGTGGCTGCGGGGCTCGAGGACGAGGTGTCGTTCCTGCCGCTGGTGGTCGAGCGCTTCGAACGCCAGGTGCGCGCGCTGAAGCGCCTCGCCGCGCTCGAGGGGCTGCTCTCGGCCCAGGCCATGGACATCCTCGGGGACCGTCCCAGCGGCGTCCCCGGGATGATCTACGACAAGGTGCGCAAGCACGCGGCCTTCTACCAGGTGGATCGTCCGCTTTCGGCAGAAGTCGAGATCATCGAAAGCGATCTGGGCTCCGAACAGAGCATGGCGGAACTGATTTCCCACGCGCCCATTCCTCAACTGGACGAGTTTTTCGCGCTCGGGCCGGTCGCGTAG
- the osmF gene encoding glycine betaine ABC transporter substrate-binding protein OsmF: MLSKKLLGAVAALAFTVTAANAQVVVSSKIDTEGGLLGNIISQVLQANGVAVTEKIQLGGTPVVRQAITAGEIDIYPEYTGNAAFFFEKADDPLWNDATKAYEEAKKLDYDANKIVWLSPAPANNTWAVAVRKDVADANKLTTFSELGAYIAGGGNIKLAASAEFVSSPAALPKFQEVYGFTLKPDQLVTLSGGDTAATIAAAAQQTNGVNAAMVYGTDGGIAPSGLVVMTDDKGVQPVYEPAPIIRESVLKANPQIEELLKPVFAKLDLTTLQTLNGRIQVGGEAAKDVAIDWLKQNGFLK, translated from the coding sequence ATGCTTTCGAAGAAACTGCTCGGCGCCGTTGCGGCGCTGGCCTTCACGGTGACCGCCGCGAACGCCCAGGTCGTCGTGTCCTCGAAGATCGATACGGAAGGTGGCTTGCTCGGCAACATCATCAGCCAGGTGCTGCAGGCCAATGGTGTCGCCGTTACCGAGAAGATCCAGCTCGGCGGCACGCCCGTCGTGCGCCAGGCGATCACTGCCGGCGAGATCGACATCTATCCCGAATATACAGGCAACGCCGCTTTCTTCTTCGAGAAGGCCGACGATCCGCTGTGGAACGACGCGACCAAGGCCTATGAGGAAGCCAAGAAGCTCGACTACGACGCCAACAAGATCGTCTGGCTGTCGCCTGCTCCGGCCAACAACACCTGGGCCGTCGCTGTCCGCAAGGACGTGGCCGATGCCAACAAGCTGACCACCTTCAGCGAACTCGGCGCCTATATCGCAGGCGGCGGCAACATCAAGCTGGCCGCCTCGGCCGAGTTCGTCTCCTCGCCGGCGGCATTGCCCAAGTTCCAGGAAGTCTATGGCTTCACCCTGAAGCCGGACCAGCTGGTGACGCTCTCGGGCGGTGACACCGCGGCCACCATCGCCGCTGCTGCGCAGCAGACCAACGGCGTCAACGCCGCCATGGTCTACGGCACCGATGGCGGCATCGCCCCCTCTGGCCTCGTGGTCATGACGGACGACAAGGGCGTGCAGCCGGTCTACGAGCCGGCCCCGATCATCCGCGAGTCGGTGCTCAAGGCCAACCCGCAGATCGAGGAGCTGCTGAAGCCGGTGTTCGCCAAGCTCGACCTCACCACCTTGCAGACGCTCAACGGCCGCATCCAGGTCGGTGGCGAAGCGGCCAAGGACGTCGCCATCGACTGGCTGAAGCAGAACGGCTTCCTGAAATAA
- a CDS encoding ABC transporter permease has translation MAVPERSTSFAVDKLGVLIAALAAVAAFLPFAAFRANRIVLGESRGLFAALPGWEAALLAVLLAAGIAVALFRTPTLWRLVASLAVLALLFVAIGHAGTFLTPPGDKIARVSPGAGFWLLIFTFALLAADAIARLRLKPWTRIGVLAAVAAFFAVLLGSGTLNDLSILREYANRGDTFWREAETHLALALGSLALAVVAGIPIGILCQRSDAWRAPVLNVLNAIQTIPSIALFGLLIAPLAWVAANIPGASAVGISGIGAAPAMVALFAYSLLPVVANTVVGLDGVPPAANDAAKGMGMTDWQRLVTVEFPLAFPVILTGIRIVLVQNIGLATIAALIGGGGFGVFVFQGVGQTAMDLVLLGAVPTVALAFAAAVVLDAIVEMVSPKDTRRD, from the coding sequence ATGGCTGTTCCCGAACGCAGCACCTCATTTGCCGTCGACAAGCTCGGCGTGCTGATCGCCGCGCTTGCTGCCGTCGCTGCCTTTCTCCCCTTCGCGGCCTTCCGCGCCAACCGCATCGTGCTCGGTGAATCCAGAGGCCTATTCGCTGCACTCCCCGGTTGGGAAGCAGCGCTCCTCGCAGTGCTGCTGGCCGCGGGCATCGCCGTCGCCCTGTTCCGCACCCCGACGCTATGGCGCCTCGTCGCTAGCCTCGCAGTGCTGGCGCTGCTGTTCGTCGCTATCGGCCATGCCGGCACGTTCCTGACGCCACCGGGCGACAAGATCGCCCGTGTCTCGCCCGGCGCCGGCTTCTGGCTGCTGATCTTCACCTTCGCGCTGCTTGCCGCAGATGCCATCGCGCGGCTGAGGCTGAAACCGTGGACCCGTATCGGCGTTCTCGCTGCGGTGGCGGCGTTCTTTGCCGTGCTGCTCGGTTCGGGCACGCTCAACGACCTCTCCATCCTCCGCGAATATGCCAACCGCGGCGACACCTTCTGGCGCGAAGCCGAGACCCATCTGGCGCTGGCCTTGGGCTCGCTCGCCCTGGCGGTGGTGGCCGGCATCCCCATCGGGATCCTCTGCCAGCGCAGCGATGCCTGGCGTGCGCCGGTGCTGAACGTGCTGAACGCCATCCAGACCATCCCGTCGATCGCCCTGTTCGGCTTGCTGATCGCGCCGCTCGCCTGGGTGGCGGCCAATATCCCCGGCGCTTCGGCCGTCGGCATTTCCGGCATCGGGGCGGCGCCGGCGATGGTAGCGCTGTTCGCCTATTCGCTGCTGCCGGTTGTGGCCAATACGGTGGTCGGTCTCGATGGCGTACCGCCCGCGGCCAACGATGCGGCCAAGGGCATGGGCATGACCGATTGGCAGCGGCTGGTGACGGTCGAGTTTCCGCTGGCTTTTCCCGTGATCCTCACCGGCATCCGCATCGTCCTCGTCCAGAATATCGGCCTCGCCACCATCGCTGCGCTGATCGGCGGGGGTGGTTTCGGCGTCTTCGTGTTCCAGGGCGTCGGGCAGACCGCGATGGACCTGGTGCTGCTCGGCGCCGTCCCGACGGTGGCGCTCGCCTTTGCGGCCGCGGTCGTGCTCGATGCCATCGTCGAAATGGTCTCACCCAAGGATACGCGCCGTGATTGA
- a CDS encoding ABC transporter ATP-binding protein, with amino-acid sequence MIEIEALTKDYLELTVVDHVSLTVADGEIAVIVGTSGSGKTTLLRMINRLIEPTSGTVKIDGQDTRAVPAFELRRGIGYAIQGHGLFPHRTVGQNIATVPTLLGWDKGKIAARVDELLELFQLPAAEFRDRMPSELSGGQQQRVGVARALAAEPKLLLMDEPFGALDPIIRAKAQSDLLAIQKRFGTTIVLVTHDMEEAIHLGTKIAVMDKGKLLQFAPPDEIIARPATPFVAELIGTGERPFRLLSLGKVRDLVEPGPAQGEPISADASLRDAYAECLWTGREMLPVVDADGASIGRIRRDDIAHRAERPQ; translated from the coding sequence GTGATTGAGATCGAAGCCCTCACCAAGGACTATCTCGAGCTGACCGTGGTGGACCACGTGAGCCTCACCGTCGCTGACGGGGAGATCGCGGTGATCGTCGGCACCTCCGGCTCGGGCAAGACCACGTTGCTCAGGATGATCAACCGGCTGATCGAGCCTACCTCCGGCACGGTGAAGATCGACGGGCAGGACACCCGGGCCGTTCCGGCCTTCGAGCTCCGTCGCGGCATCGGCTACGCCATCCAGGGGCACGGGCTGTTCCCGCACCGTACCGTGGGCCAGAACATCGCCACAGTGCCGACGCTGCTGGGCTGGGACAAGGGCAAGATCGCCGCGCGCGTCGATGAACTGCTCGAACTGTTCCAATTGCCGGCAGCGGAATTTCGCGACCGCATGCCGAGCGAGCTGTCGGGCGGCCAGCAGCAGCGCGTCGGCGTGGCGCGGGCGCTCGCGGCCGAGCCGAAACTGCTGCTGATGGACGAACCCTTCGGCGCGCTCGATCCGATCATTCGCGCCAAGGCGCAATCGGACCTGCTCGCCATCCAGAAGCGCTTCGGCACCACGATCGTCCTGGTGACGCATGACATGGAGGAGGCCATCCACCTCGGCACCAAGATCGCCGTGATGGACAAGGGGAAGCTCCTGCAATTTGCGCCGCCCGACGAGATCATCGCCCGACCGGCAACGCCCTTCGTCGCCGAATTGATCGGCACCGGCGAGCGGCCGTTCCGCTTGCTGTCCTTGGGCAAGGTGCGCGACCTGGTCGAGCCGGGTCCGGCGCAGGGCGAACCGATCTCCGCCGATGCCTCGCTGCGTGACGCCTATGCCGAGTGCCTGTGGACCGGCCGCGAGATGCTGCCGGTGGTCGATGCCGACGGCGCCAGCATCGGCCGCATCCGCCGCGACGACATCGCCCACAGGGCCGAGCGCCCGCAATGA
- a CDS encoding ABC transporter permease: MKPGLIIRLLVLALLVAFIVTPESFTWVFQPLTRNGQPAIYTQNSLLNLTLSHLTIVAIATIASTLLAVGLAILVTRPFGAEFLPLSRSLANIGQTFPPVAVLALAVPVLGFGTAPTLVALFLYGLLPIFENALTGLTTLPPAVTEAARGVGMTDRQRLLDVELPLATPVILAGIRLSVVISVATATIGSTVAASTLGEVIIAGLLSNNIAFIAQGGLVVGVMAVLIYDALSALERALMQRTGQRRAR, translated from the coding sequence ATGAAGCCGGGGCTGATCATCCGGCTGCTGGTCCTCGCGCTGCTGGTGGCGTTCATCGTCACGCCCGAGAGCTTTACCTGGGTGTTCCAGCCGCTGACCAGGAACGGCCAGCCGGCCATCTACACCCAGAACTCGCTGCTCAACCTGACGCTCAGCCACCTGACCATTGTCGCCATCGCGACCATCGCCTCGACACTGCTGGCGGTGGGCTTGGCCATCCTCGTCACCCGGCCGTTCGGCGCCGAGTTTTTGCCGCTGAGCCGCTCGCTCGCCAATATCGGCCAGACTTTTCCGCCCGTGGCGGTGCTGGCCCTGGCCGTACCGGTGCTCGGCTTCGGCACGGCGCCGACCCTGGTGGCGCTGTTCCTTTACGGGCTGCTGCCGATCTTCGAGAATGCGCTCACCGGCCTCACCACGCTGCCGCCGGCTGTAACCGAGGCGGCGCGCGGTGTCGGCATGACCGACCGGCAGCGGCTTCTGGACGTGGAACTGCCGCTGGCGACCCCGGTGATCCTCGCCGGCATCCGGCTCTCGGTGGTGATCTCGGTGGCGACGGCCACCATCGGCTCGACCGTCGCCGCTTCGACGCTGGGCGAGGTGATCATCGCCGGGCTGCTCAGCAACAATATCGCCTTCATCGCCCAGGGCGGCCTGGTGGTCGGCGTGATGGCGGTCCTGATCTATGATGCGCTTTCGGCGCTCGAGCGGGCACTGATGCAAAGGACGGGACAGAGGAGGGCGAGGTGA
- a CDS encoding dihydroorotase, translating to MSDFDLVLAGTVVLPSMVIEDGYVAVRDGKVVHVGEGAPPHAHDRHLLGKALILPGAIDAQTHSLSQKNQEDFIWSTRSAAAGGVTTIVDMPYDEGNLVCSAEAVRIKVAHATPQARVDFALYGTINPEEGASRIAEQAAAGVAAFKFSTFGTDPVRFPRISPPLLAEAFAEVAKTGLTAGVHNEDDESVRAAMARVKASGITDWRAHGMSRPPLTELLATLQIYETGAQTGCEAHVVHCSLSRGYDIAADYRAHGFGATIECCIHYLTLDEENDVRRLGGKAKINPPIRPRAEVEALWRQVAAGNVTLVSTDHVSWSEDRKTNPDMLANSSGVPGLEAMVPLFVKGALERGVSLTWAARLMAANPAKHFRLGTKGALEAGKDADITVLVDRPTVYDAARSGHNVVGWSPYNGIELPWTVAGTWLRGQQVFDGTSVAEPGAGQWVRP from the coding sequence ATGTCCGATTTCGATCTCGTCCTCGCCGGCACGGTGGTGCTGCCATCCATGGTGATCGAGGATGGCTATGTCGCGGTGCGCGACGGCAAGGTGGTGCATGTCGGGGAGGGGGCGCCGCCGCACGCGCATGACCGGCATCTGCTGGGCAAGGCGCTGATCCTGCCCGGCGCCATCGATGCGCAGACCCATTCACTGAGCCAGAAGAACCAGGAGGATTTCATCTGGTCGACCCGTTCGGCGGCGGCCGGCGGGGTCACCACCATCGTCGACATGCCCTATGACGAAGGCAATCTCGTCTGCTCGGCCGAAGCGGTGCGGATCAAGGTGGCGCATGCCACCCCACAGGCCCGGGTGGATTTCGCGCTCTACGGTACCATCAACCCGGAGGAGGGGGCGAGCCGCATCGCCGAGCAGGCGGCGGCCGGCGTCGCGGCGTTCAAGTTCTCGACCTTCGGCACTGACCCGGTGCGCTTTCCCCGCATCTCGCCGCCACTGCTCGCCGAGGCGTTCGCCGAGGTGGCGAAGACCGGGCTGACGGCCGGCGTCCATAACGAGGACGACGAGAGCGTCCGCGCCGCCATGGCGCGGGTGAAGGCCTCAGGCATTACCGACTGGCGCGCCCATGGCATGAGCCGTCCGCCGCTGACCGAGCTCCTGGCGACGCTGCAGATCTACGAGACCGGCGCCCAAACCGGGTGCGAGGCGCATGTGGTGCACTGCTCGCTGAGCCGTGGTTACGACATCGCCGCCGACTATCGGGCGCATGGTTTCGGCGCCACCATTGAGTGCTGCATTCACTACCTGACCCTCGATGAGGAGAACGATGTCCGCCGGCTCGGCGGCAAGGCCAAGATCAACCCGCCGATCCGCCCCCGCGCCGAGGTGGAAGCGCTGTGGCGGCAGGTCGCCGCCGGCAACGTGACGCTGGTTTCGACCGATCACGTCAGCTGGTCGGAGGATCGCAAGACCAACCCGGACATGCTGGCCAATTCCTCGGGCGTGCCGGGGCTCGAGGCGATGGTGCCGCTGTTCGTCAAGGGCGCGCTTGAGCGCGGCGTGTCGCTGACCTGGGCGGCGAGACTGATGGCAGCGAACCCCGCCAAGCACTTCCGGCTCGGCACCAAGGGTGCGCTGGAGGCCGGCAAGGATGCCGACATCACCGTGCTGGTGGATCGGCCAACGGTCTATGACGCGGCGCGATCGGGGCACAATGTGGTGGGGTGGTCGCCGTACAACGGCATCGAGTTGCCGTGGACGGTGGCCGGCACCTGGCTGCGCGGACAGCAGGTGTTCGATGGAACCAGCGTCGCCGAGCCCGGGGCGGGGCAGTGGGTGCGGCCGTGA